A window of the Melospiza melodia melodia isolate bMelMel2 chromosome 25, bMelMel2.pri, whole genome shotgun sequence genome harbors these coding sequences:
- the LOC134429287 gene encoding serine/threonine-protein kinase PAK 3-like isoform X2 has protein sequence MVMKVNRNPNLVNCLDSYLVGKELSLVMEYMDGGALSNVISQTYLSEDEMAAISRECLQGLDFLHSNHIIHQDVKSSNILLRTDGSVKLADFGLFAQLSPEQGRRSSVASAAGWLAPEVVTGQPCGPKVDIWSLGIVGIEMVEREVPSWNATPVLMVSDVTDGNHTMPIV, from the exons atggtcatgaaggtgaatagaaatcccaacctggttaactgtttagacag ctaccttgtaggtaaggaactgtccctggttatggagtacatggatggaggcgctctgagcaatgtcatcagccagacctacctgtcggaagatgagatggcagccatcagtcgggag tgcctgcaaggactggattttcttcattcaaaccacatcatccaccaagatgtgaagagcagcaacatccttctcagaactgacggctctgtcaagctgg ctgactttggcctctttgctcagctcagccctgagcagggcagacggagctccgtggccagcgctgctgggtggctggcgcctgaagtggtgacaggtcaaccatgtggccccaaagtggacatatggtctttgggaatcgtgggcatcgaaatggtggaacgagaagttccttcctggaatgcaactcctgtcttg